From Ignatzschineria sp. RMDPL8A, a single genomic window includes:
- a CDS encoding autotransporter outer membrane beta-barrel domain-containing protein: MSVGLMGLSSSLLSSPVYGHSLPSLSVLGEHQIGVGVTESYPNEALQALSGIRLDGTLNLGGKGVFQNSLSGSESGRLNITQDAHIIFDRSHDAYKGQYQIDTRGKLTIRDLQALGFDNTAVVEGDLLMVQLTGQIHNKFEGQGTIRLVGSDLILAGYTGGMTSFSGMLDIDQNSIYRFNRDANTFTLHHNIRGAGIFQVDIEPSNLFNFTWDMKGDEFNGTLQLTSGTIDFNTDHMTYLNKLPNATLEVGASGTVNVHSGLTQSSKGLTLDGGTINFTAQTGGFETLKIKEHIHVKKGVSTIKVNGADFKTDTLPSGNFFDQQQGALAGMIIQGKTASKETGAEIYLEDEKGNPISEKEATKTALADNAGFAYYSAGQGLIITDGKEGENGIGYGATLTSLEANQNHSILISNHKDNENQAKKFKVLLTGEGGFTFKSEDQITLYRDAHERPNDYRGVTTLTSGKLNLQSDQVLGRTSNIILNHNTELDLNHIAQTAGGLNTATGSLLNLNEGHLSLIGDGIIEGFLTGSDKSHLTIADGERLSIKQLDNHPFKGTLVVNQDATLALYGVASIGGFGKVNLKQGTLLFTEEAKGVFGNEIITTKDDKTALIKLDKQADIHFTGDRSTYAGRFALEDESRLTITHAYALGNHEYNQVTIGKEATLALNRFSHQLNNAIVGEGAIDLNDQASIGIKGDYSGYTGRLSVDENSEFIIDKMGSYTLHHGLGGAGTVSVTLDSRDRQFTLGQADMSGFSGNLILNQGTMALDLDHQAKLKGAELTFKKGSIGIVQTSDENDRWNVLNLAGGTLQFKGNSFDPLYVESLHVMSGSELMIDDLEAIKGQESLDDIDRSISFFDQQKGVIGAEFVEANQLTDKSHGSSITLVNKEGQLIESGLEARHELEGGVAIYDYKGIVESKEGEGGLIALTYGLTELEAKKDHFLTLKNDAEGNTKLGVILSGEGGFTFDITPSSKEHPVEVGNAKSSYMGETHIKGSEVRATTDNAFGRTSHLNLEDGSHVTFVGEKRQEVGVLSISNSAKLSLNESNLIIRNGGTIDGSITSDKNGQLTVAGGELTLSNGNEDYAGTTRIDQGAGVVLKNHHALGKSSEGKSAGVIWNEGRLTLAGEGRFDNRLMGSKTASVTVSGDDTIFTANNSDYYGTILIENNKTLIAEHEAALGRGDVQLTDHATLTYRNVSGDNQQDIAVIGTQISGTQSSYLNVENSALYLQGDNNGFKGALVIDDLSRVTMDQFGLISGNINNEGALTFDINEGVKTYRGQLTGRGIFTKLGGGTLAFEQSQHYSGDIEIKQGALRIDSGITYQTDATLYIDQEGMLTFLDQSFVSANSVKNNGVIGGYGTLQGNLNNNGKLQIGSRINAQGDNQPDANQFTPGVFTIKGDYFGGKGSTIHFGTIYGNDQSPTDQLVIEGKATGESQVVVDNIHGLGAPTNRGIELIRIDDGDHSDIELIHKGRTVGGAYEYRLVELEKGHWYLTNHIEDEVLPPDVDPTTPQFRSETGAYIGNLASANRLFNHGLHDRQYITPESSLWTRTNANFGTFRDSSNQAKITQDYYAFQVGGDVIKGVFGDQPFTFGLMGGYGYTESKSRNEVTGYQSKGRGDAYAIGIYGTLGEDHYRYVDGWLQYIYMDSTIKSAGIDNESYKVKGFIASIEAGYAFELSQNLHLQPQLQLTWMGAKMDDMTDGSGTKIRGSKDNIETRLGVRLFADKALANGGSIRPYMDLNYIHNSKPFAAEFDGIRVEQKGTRNLGEVKVGLEADVNDNLKVWGDVGFRKGSNSYRDTKISAGIRYEF; the protein is encoded by the coding sequence TTAACCGTGATGCGAATACTTTTACGCTGCATCATAATATTCGTGGGGCAGGGATTTTCCAAGTAGATATTGAGCCGAGTAATCTGTTTAATTTTACCTGGGATATGAAAGGGGATGAGTTTAATGGAACGCTACAGTTAACTAGTGGTACGATCGACTTTAATACTGATCATATGACCTACTTAAATAAGCTACCCAATGCAACGTTGGAGGTTGGTGCTTCAGGAACGGTCAACGTTCATAGTGGTTTGACTCAATCAAGTAAAGGGTTAACGCTTGATGGTGGCACGATCAATTTTACAGCGCAAACAGGCGGCTTTGAAACACTCAAGATCAAAGAGCATATTCACGTGAAAAAGGGGGTGAGTACGATCAAGGTCAATGGGGCTGATTTTAAGACAGATACGCTTCCTTCTGGGAACTTCTTTGATCAGCAACAAGGCGCTTTAGCCGGCATGATTATTCAAGGGAAAACAGCATCAAAAGAGACGGGTGCCGAGATCTATCTGGAGGATGAAAAGGGCAATCCTATAAGTGAAAAAGAGGCGACAAAAACCGCGTTAGCCGATAATGCTGGATTTGCCTATTATAGTGCCGGTCAAGGATTAATTATTACGGATGGTAAAGAGGGGGAGAATGGAATCGGGTATGGTGCGACTTTAACGTCACTTGAAGCGAATCAAAATCACTCCATCTTAATCAGTAATCATAAAGATAATGAGAATCAGGCAAAAAAGTTTAAGGTGTTACTTACAGGAGAAGGTGGCTTTACCTTTAAATCAGAAGATCAAATTACGCTATACCGTGATGCCCACGAAAGGCCCAATGATTACCGTGGGGTTACAACACTAACATCCGGCAAGTTAAATCTACAGAGCGATCAGGTACTTGGACGTACATCCAATATTATTTTAAATCACAATACAGAGCTTGATTTAAACCATATAGCCCAAACGGCGGGAGGATTGAATACCGCAACAGGATCGCTTTTAAATTTAAATGAGGGGCATCTCTCTTTAATTGGAGATGGAATAATAGAAGGGTTTTTAACGGGGAGTGATAAGAGTCATTTAACAATAGCAGATGGAGAGCGCCTCTCTATTAAGCAACTTGATAATCATCCTTTTAAAGGAACGCTTGTTGTTAATCAGGATGCGACATTGGCACTTTATGGTGTGGCTTCTATAGGCGGGTTTGGCAAAGTGAATCTTAAACAAGGAACGCTCCTCTTTACCGAAGAAGCTAAAGGGGTATTTGGTAATGAGATTATCACCACCAAGGATGATAAAACGGCGCTCATTAAACTTGATAAACAAGCCGATATTCATTTTACAGGAGATCGTTCAACTTATGCTGGTCGTTTTGCATTAGAAGATGAGAGCCGATTGACGATTACTCACGCCTATGCGCTAGGTAACCATGAGTATAATCAAGTTACCATTGGTAAAGAGGCAACACTTGCCCTAAATAGATTTTCCCATCAGTTAAATAACGCCATTGTAGGAGAAGGAGCCATTGATTTAAACGATCAGGCGTCAATTGGCATTAAGGGCGATTATAGCGGTTATACAGGGCGGCTTTCAGTGGATGAGAATTCCGAATTTATCATTGATAAAATGGGGAGTTATACGCTTCATCATGGTTTAGGCGGTGCAGGAACGGTCTCAGTAACGCTAGATAGTCGCGACCGTCAATTCACACTCGGTCAAGCGGATATGAGTGGATTTTCTGGAAATTTAATACTGAACCAAGGCACCATGGCTTTAGATCTCGATCATCAGGCTAAATTAAAAGGCGCAGAGCTTACGTTTAAAAAGGGCTCAATTGGGATTGTGCAAACAAGTGATGAGAATGATCGGTGGAATGTGCTTAATTTAGCGGGAGGAACGCTTCAATTTAAAGGCAATTCCTTCGATCCGCTCTATGTAGAGTCGCTTCATGTGATGTCTGGTAGTGAACTAATGATTGATGATCTTGAGGCAATCAAAGGGCAAGAGAGTTTAGATGACATTGATCGTTCAATCAGCTTTTTTGATCAGCAAAAAGGTGTGATTGGGGCTGAATTTGTGGAAGCCAATCAGCTGACCGATAAGAGTCACGGCTCCTCTATTACGTTAGTCAATAAAGAAGGTCAATTGATTGAAAGTGGCTTAGAAGCACGGCATGAGCTTGAGGGCGGCGTAGCGATTTACGATTATAAAGGAATCGTAGAGTCTAAAGAGGGAGAGGGTGGCTTAATTGCCTTAACCTATGGATTAACGGAATTAGAAGCAAAGAAAGATCACTTTTTAACATTAAAAAATGATGCGGAGGGCAATACAAAATTAGGGGTAATTCTATCAGGTGAAGGTGGATTTACTTTTGATATTACCCCATCAAGTAAAGAACATCCTGTTGAGGTTGGTAATGCAAAAAGCAGTTATATGGGTGAAACGCATATTAAAGGAAGCGAAGTGCGGGCTACCACAGATAATGCTTTTGGACGAACGAGCCATCTTAATTTAGAAGATGGAAGTCATGTGACATTTGTGGGAGAAAAGCGACAAGAGGTAGGGGTTCTTAGTATCTCGAATAGTGCGAAGCTCTCACTGAATGAGAGTAATTTAATAATTCGTAATGGCGGAACAATTGACGGCTCGATTACAAGTGATAAAAACGGGCAATTGACTGTAGCAGGGGGGGAGTTGACGCTCAGTAATGGTAATGAGGATTACGCAGGCACCACACGCATCGATCAGGGGGCTGGGGTTGTACTTAAAAATCATCACGCTCTTGGAAAAAGCTCGGAGGGAAAGAGTGCGGGAGTGATCTGGAATGAGGGACGCTTAACGCTCGCAGGTGAAGGTCGATTTGATAATCGGCTTATGGGTAGTAAAACAGCGTCTGTTACCGTTTCTGGGGATGATACGATCTTTACTGCAAATAATAGTGATTATTATGGCACAATTTTAATTGAAAATAATAAAACGTTAATTGCTGAGCATGAGGCAGCGCTAGGTCGTGGAGATGTGCAGTTAACAGATCATGCCACGTTAACCTATCGTAATGTTTCTGGAGATAACCAGCAGGACATTGCGGTGATTGGTACTCAGATAAGTGGCACTCAATCAAGTTATCTCAATGTTGAAAATAGCGCTCTCTATCTACAGGGGGATAACAATGGCTTTAAAGGGGCGTTGGTCATTGATGATTTATCAAGAGTCACAATGGATCAATTTGGGTTAATTTCCGGAAATATTAACAATGAGGGAGCGTTGACTTTCGATATTAATGAAGGCGTAAAAACGTATCGTGGACAATTGACGGGGAGAGGTATTTTTACAAAATTGGGCGGTGGAACGTTAGCATTTGAACAAAGCCAGCATTATAGTGGGGATATTGAGATTAAGCAGGGCGCATTACGCATCGATTCTGGAATAACTTATCAAACCGATGCGACGCTTTATATCGATCAAGAAGGAATGCTCACATTTCTGGATCAGTCATTTGTTTCAGCAAATTCAGTTAAGAATAATGGGGTAATTGGTGGATATGGCACGCTTCAGGGGAATTTAAATAATAACGGAAAACTGCAGATAGGATCGCGAATTAATGCACAAGGTGATAATCAGCCCGACGCAAATCAGTTTACTCCAGGGGTGTTTACGATCAAAGGGGACTATTTCGGCGGTAAAGGTAGTACGATCCATTTTGGTACGATTTATGGTAATGATCAATCGCCCACTGACCAGTTAGTCATTGAGGGGAAAGCTACCGGAGAGAGCCAGGTGGTTGTGGATAATATTCATGGATTGGGTGCTCCTACCAATCGAGGCATTGAGCTGATCAGGATTGATGATGGAGATCATTCCGATATTGAACTGATTCATAAGGGCCGTACAGTGGGAGGTGCGTATGAATATAGGCTCGTTGAGCTAGAAAAAGGGCATTGGTATCTCACCAATCATATTGAGGACGAAGTGTTGCCCCCAGATGTGGATCCAACGACGCCTCAATTTAGATCAGAAACAGGTGCCTATATTGGCAATTTAGCTTCAGCTAATAGACTTTTTAATCATGGATTGCACGATCGCCAATATATTACGCCAGAAAGCTCATTATGGACACGAACCAATGCAAATTTTGGCACGTTTAGAGATAGTAGCAATCAGGCGAAGATAACGCAGGATTACTATGCCTTCCAAGTTGGAGGTGACGTGATTAAAGGAGTGTTTGGGGATCAGCCATTCACATTTGGGTTGATGGGCGGTTATGGTTACACTGAAAGTAAGAGTAGAAATGAAGTCACAGGGTATCAATCAAAGGGCCGTGGTGATGCATATGCAATTGGAATCTATGGGACCTTAGGGGAGGATCATTATCGCTATGTCGATGGATGGCTCCAATATATCTATATGGATAGTACGATTAAAAGTGCAGGTATAGATAATGAAAGTTATAAAGTTAAAGGATTCATTGCCTCTATTGAAGCTGGCTATGCATTTGAATTAAGTCAAAATCTCCATCTTCAACCGCAACTGCAACTCACCTGGATGGGCGCCAAAATGGATGATATGACCGATGGATCGGGCACGAAAATCCGTGGCAGTAAGGATAATATTGAAACCCGTCTCGGTGTGCGTCTCTTTGCGGATAAAGCACTCGCGAATGGCGGATCAATTCGTCCTTATATGGATCTTAACTATATCCATAACTCTAAACCGTTTGCCGCTGAGTTTGATGGCATTCGCGTTGAGCAGAAGGGCACACGTAACTTAGGTGAGGTGAAAGTGGGCCTTGAAGCGGATGTGAATGACAACCTCAAAGTGTGGGGCGATGTGGGCTTCCGTAAAGGGTCCAACAGCTACCGCGATACTAAAATTTCAGCCGGGATTCGTTATGAATTTTAG
- the hslU gene encoding ATP-dependent protease ATPase subunit HslU produces MSAMTPREIVQELDRYIVGQHEAKRSVAIALRNRWRRQQVESEIRAEITPKNILMIGPTGVGKTEIARRLAKLANAPFIKVEATKFTEVGYVGREVDSIVRDLVEASVKQVREQAIKAAYPKAEEAAIERVLDAILPPPKHIGFGDEPAAPSKENSATRQKFREKLIRGEMDDREIEIDIAANAGLGMNIMTPPGMEEMAEQLQSLFQQSGQERRKPQKMKIKDALLQVQNEEAARLVNEEEIKQTAIEVAENQGIVFIDEIDKVCGRGNTSGADVSREGVQRDLLPLIEGCTVSTKYGAIKTDHILFIASGAFHLAKPSDLIPELQGRLPIRVELKSLNADDFYRILTEPSSALIKQYKALLKTEGVNLEFEDEALKEMATIAFSVNEKTENIGARRLHTILERLLEEVSFSASEKEGETVTITKGYVRNELGELSEDEDLSRFIL; encoded by the coding sequence ATGAGTGCTATGACCCCAAGAGAGATTGTTCAAGAACTCGATCGATACATTGTCGGGCAACATGAAGCCAAACGCTCCGTTGCCATCGCATTACGCAATCGTTGGAGACGCCAACAAGTCGAAAGCGAGATTCGTGCGGAAATCACCCCGAAAAATATCTTAATGATCGGGCCAACCGGTGTGGGTAAAACAGAGATTGCCCGCCGTTTAGCCAAGCTCGCCAATGCCCCCTTTATTAAAGTGGAAGCGACGAAATTTACCGAAGTCGGTTATGTTGGCCGCGAGGTGGATTCCATCGTGCGTGACCTTGTGGAAGCATCGGTGAAACAGGTGCGCGAGCAGGCTATTAAAGCAGCCTATCCGAAAGCGGAAGAAGCGGCGATTGAGCGTGTATTAGATGCAATTTTACCACCGCCCAAACATATTGGATTTGGTGATGAACCGGCAGCTCCTTCAAAAGAAAACTCCGCAACGCGCCAAAAATTTAGAGAAAAACTGATTCGCGGTGAGATGGACGATCGTGAAATTGAGATCGATATCGCTGCCAATGCAGGATTGGGCATGAATATTATGACGCCTCCCGGCATGGAAGAGATGGCCGAGCAGTTGCAATCGCTCTTCCAACAATCAGGGCAAGAGCGCCGTAAACCGCAAAAAATGAAGATCAAAGATGCGCTGTTACAGGTGCAAAATGAGGAAGCAGCACGCCTTGTTAATGAAGAAGAGATCAAACAAACGGCCATTGAAGTGGCGGAAAATCAGGGCATCGTCTTTATTGATGAGATCGATAAAGTCTGTGGTCGCGGCAACACAAGCGGCGCCGATGTTTCACGTGAAGGCGTTCAGCGCGACCTCCTTCCTTTAATTGAAGGCTGTACCGTCTCCACTAAATATGGCGCAATCAAAACCGACCATATTCTCTTTATCGCATCCGGTGCGTTCCATCTTGCTAAACCTTCGGATCTAATCCCAGAACTTCAAGGCCGTCTCCCGATTCGCGTTGAATTAAAATCGTTAAATGCCGATGATTTCTATCGCATTTTGACCGAGCCTTCCTCAGCGCTTATTAAGCAATATAAGGCGCTTTTAAAAACGGAAGGAGTGAATCTTGAGTTTGAAGATGAAGCCCTTAAAGAGATGGCAACGATCGCCTTTAGCGTCAATGAAAAGACCGAAAATATCGGCGCGCGCCGTCTTCATACAATTTTAGAACGTCTTTTGGAAGAGGTCTCTTTCTCAGCCTCTGAAAAAGAGGGCGAAACCGTCACCATTACTAAAGGCTATGTACGTAATGAACTTGGCGAACTCTCTGAAGATGAAGATCTGAGCCGCTTTATTCTCTAA
- the hslV gene encoding ATP-dependent protease subunit HslV: protein MEQFRGTTICAVRRGNQVVIGGDGQVSMGNTIMKGNARKVRRLYNGKVIAGFAGGTADAFTLFERFEGKLEKYSGNLTRSAVELAKEWRTERALRKLEALLIVADETATFIISGLGDVIEPEHDIAAIGSGGMFAHSAALALIENTELPAEEIVRKSLNIAGSVCIYTNTNLTIEKLEF from the coding sequence GTGGAACAATTTAGAGGAACTACGATCTGTGCAGTCCGCCGCGGCAATCAAGTTGTCATCGGTGGCGATGGCCAGGTTTCAATGGGAAACACAATTATGAAGGGCAACGCACGCAAAGTTCGTCGCCTCTATAATGGCAAAGTGATCGCGGGATTTGCCGGCGGTACCGCCGATGCCTTCACCCTCTTTGAGCGCTTTGAAGGAAAACTTGAAAAATATAGCGGCAATCTCACCCGTTCAGCGGTTGAGCTCGCTAAAGAGTGGCGTACCGAACGCGCGCTGCGTAAATTGGAAGCCCTGTTAATCGTTGCCGATGAGACCGCAACCTTTATCATCTCAGGATTGGGCGATGTGATCGAACCGGAACACGATATCGCCGCGATCGGATCAGGGGGAATGTTTGCCCACAGTGCAGCGCTTGCATTAATCGAAAATACCGAGCTTCCTGCCGAAGAGATCGTACGCAAAAGCCTCAACATTGCCGGCAGCGTCTGTATCTACACCAACACCAATTTAACGATTGAAAAACTCGAATTTTAA
- a CDS encoding MliC family protein, translating into MKKLAMILAGSAVLAGCATTNTQDDTMRVSYNCPMDTNITVEYLYDGEIARMQDDSGRIVTMIITPAASGAYYTNHDGFSIHTKADYAVVEFVKGKPISCEIWKGDKK; encoded by the coding sequence GTGAAAAAATTAGCGATGATCCTCGCTGGATCGGCCGTTTTAGCTGGCTGTGCAACCACGAATACACAAGATGATACGATGCGCGTTTCATACAACTGTCCGATGGATACCAATATCACGGTAGAATATCTCTATGATGGCGAGATTGCGCGGATGCAAGATGATTCGGGCCGGATTGTGACCATGATTATTACCCCGGCAGCAAGCGGCGCGTATTATACCAATCATGATGGTTTCTCAATCCACACCAAAGCCGATTACGCCGTGGTTGAATTTGTGAAAGGTAAGCCCATTTCCTGTGAAATTTGGAAAGGCGATAAAAAATAG
- a CDS encoding HesA/MoeB/ThiF family protein, whose amino-acid sequence MLDDHSLLRYSRHILLDQFDIEGQLALKKAHVVVVGCGGLGMAALPLLAGAGIGELTILDYDEVDLSNLHRQTYYKTADIGRSKVVQAKQKLTELNPDVIIHTYDEKTCFKRLEELCQSADAILDCTDNFEVRKAINRAAVSTKTPLISGSAVRYEGQLTVYDFRDDTSPCYACLFDGDEASDGNCALFGVFSPVVHIIGVTQAQETLKLLLGIGKLTTRRLRIYNALDNEWREFKYGKNPHCDVCGDYVTETHVECRAKNRL is encoded by the coding sequence ATGCTAGACGACCACTCATTGTTGCGATATTCCCGCCATATTTTGCTCGATCAATTTGATATCGAGGGGCAACTCGCGCTTAAAAAAGCACACGTGGTGGTAGTCGGTTGTGGCGGGCTCGGTATGGCAGCACTTCCCCTTCTAGCTGGGGCCGGGATCGGCGAGCTCACGATCTTAGATTACGATGAGGTGGATCTTTCCAATCTGCACCGGCAAACCTATTATAAAACCGCGGACATTGGGCGTTCGAAAGTGGTGCAAGCAAAACAAAAGCTCACCGAGCTCAATCCCGATGTCATCATTCATACCTATGATGAAAAGACCTGTTTTAAACGGCTTGAAGAGCTCTGCCAATCGGCAGATGCGATCTTAGATTGCACCGATAACTTTGAGGTACGTAAAGCGATCAATCGTGCGGCCGTTTCTACAAAAACTCCGCTCATTTCAGGTTCAGCAGTGCGTTATGAAGGGCAGCTCACCGTCTATGATTTTCGCGATGACACCTCTCCATGCTACGCCTGCCTTTTTGATGGTGATGAGGCCTCAGATGGCAATTGCGCACTTTTTGGCGTATTTTCCCCAGTGGTGCATATTATCGGTGTCACCCAAGCTCAAGAGACGCTCAAACTCCTGCTTGGCATCGGGAAACTTACCACTCGCCGCCTTCGAATCTATAATGCGCTCGATAATGAGTGGCGTGAATTTAAATATGGCAAAAACCCCCACTGCGATGTCTGCGGCGATTACGTAACGGAGACCCACGTTGAATGCCGTGCGAAAAATCGCCTCTAA
- a CDS encoding Wzz/FepE/Etk N-terminal domain-containing protein, translating into MNSLTENREPTSASPYSDEIDLFELIADLWKDKWIIISTTLIASIIAVAYALLATPIYQSQAEVLPPYVSQITALNKGAINLSDKEEDSNALKPISINEAYALFRNTLYSKELNRYFFEHYYLSSLDEKERANSLDSLRASFAKTLSIKQANSKETPDRYQVVVTHQNPEIIELWANEYVALAGKWAKERILTDRKAEVNTILQNTELGITTLKQKLELLQKSELDRLKEGLYIAEKLGIESPMMPEGKATKEGAAYVDQNLLYMRGSKALTAQIEVLEKRGIDVLLLPELRELTVKHEFFKGIKFDEDKISLYNLDAPAELPEKPIKPKKKLVVLIGGLVGFMLGGMIALVRIAMRNRKQTGLN; encoded by the coding sequence ATGAATTCATTGACGGAAAATCGCGAGCCAACATCGGCCTCTCCCTATTCAGATGAGATTGATCTTTTTGAGTTAATCGCCGATCTCTGGAAAGATAAGTGGATTATCATCAGCACCACATTGATTGCCAGTATCATCGCCGTTGCCTACGCGCTTTTAGCCACGCCGATTTATCAATCCCAAGCGGAAGTTTTACCCCCCTATGTGTCGCAAATTACGGCGTTAAATAAAGGGGCGATTAATTTAAGCGATAAAGAAGAAGATAGCAATGCGTTAAAACCGATCTCAATTAACGAAGCTTATGCACTCTTTAGAAATACTCTCTATTCCAAAGAATTAAATCGATATTTCTTTGAACATTATTACCTGTCTTCTTTAGATGAAAAAGAAAGAGCGAACTCATTAGATAGTTTGCGCGCATCTTTTGCTAAGACGCTCAGCATTAAACAAGCCAATAGTAAAGAAACGCCCGATCGTTATCAGGTAGTGGTGACTCATCAAAATCCAGAAATAATTGAATTATGGGCCAATGAATATGTCGCTTTAGCAGGAAAGTGGGCAAAAGAGCGAATCTTGACTGACCGAAAAGCAGAAGTGAACACTATTTTACAAAATACTGAGCTTGGAATTACTACATTAAAGCAAAAATTAGAATTACTGCAAAAAAGTGAATTAGACCGCCTTAAAGAAGGGCTCTACATTGCAGAAAAACTAGGGATTGAGTCGCCAATGATGCCAGAAGGAAAAGCGACTAAAGAGGGCGCTGCATATGTTGATCAGAATCTTCTTTACATGCGCGGTAGTAAAGCATTAACCGCTCAAATTGAAGTGCTAGAAAAGCGCGGTATTGATGTTCTCCTACTTCCTGAATTAAGAGAGCTCACCGTTAAGCATGAGTTTTTTAAAGGCATTAAGTTTGATGAAGATAAAATTTCCCTCTATAACCTAGATGCACCGGCAGAGCTTCCTGAGAAACCGATTAAACCTAAGAAAAAGCTCGTTGTCTTAATCGGCGGCCTTGTGGGCTTTATGTTAGGTGGCATGATTGCGCTAGTGCGCATTGCGATGCGTAATCGTAAGCAAACGGGATTAAACTAA
- a CDS encoding phosphomannomutase CpsG, with protein MKLTCFKAYDVRGQLGSELNEEIAYRIGRAYGQIYQPKRVAVGCDVRLTSEALKVATIRGLNDAGVDVLDLGLTGTEEVYFAAFHLDVEGGIEITASHNPMDYNGMKFVREGARPISADTGLKEIQALAESGEFTEILDTDKGRVESYSVLAEYIEHLLTYIDPQKIRPMKLVMNAGNGAAGHVVDALERAFSEHQIPIEFIKIHNEPDGNFPNGIPNPILVENRAVTEQAVLAHQADMGIAWDGDFDRCFLFDEKGQFIEGYYVVGLLAQAFLLKEKGENIVHDPRLIWNTLDIINRYDGVAVQSKSGHAFIKDVMREHNAVYGGEMSAHHYFRDFAYCDSGMIPWLLTVMVMSETGETLSALVEKMIEKFPCSGEINFKVSDTQATIQIIFDYYASQNPQIDQTDGVSLDFGAWRFNVRASNTEPLLRLNIEARADQNPQKMQDYIDELTGLIMNHQC; from the coding sequence ATGAAATTAACCTGTTTTAAAGCCTATGATGTTCGCGGGCAATTGGGCAGTGAGCTTAATGAAGAGATCGCTTATCGGATTGGGCGCGCGTATGGACAGATCTATCAGCCAAAACGTGTTGCGGTAGGGTGTGATGTTCGTCTTACGAGTGAAGCGCTTAAAGTAGCGACAATTCGCGGGCTCAATGATGCCGGAGTGGACGTGCTTGATCTTGGATTAACGGGCACGGAAGAGGTCTATTTTGCCGCCTTTCATCTCGATGTTGAAGGGGGGATTGAGATTACCGCGAGCCATAATCCTATGGATTATAACGGGATGAAATTTGTTCGTGAAGGCGCACGCCCGATTAGTGCCGATACGGGATTAAAAGAGATTCAAGCTTTGGCAGAATCGGGTGAATTTACCGAAATCCTTGATACTGATAAAGGGCGCGTTGAATCCTATTCGGTTTTAGCTGAATATATCGAGCATCTTTTAACCTATATTGATCCTCAAAAAATTCGGCCGATGAAACTTGTGATGAATGCAGGAAATGGGGCAGCAGGACATGTGGTTGATGCATTAGAACGCGCTTTTTCCGAACATCAAATTCCGATTGAATTTATCAAAATCCATAATGAGCCGGATGGTAACTTCCCCAATGGCATTCCTAACCCAATTTTGGTAGAAAACAGAGCCGTGACCGAGCAGGCCGTTCTTGCGCATCAAGCCGATATGGGCATTGCTTGGGATGGTGACTTTGATCGTTGCTTTCTTTTTGATGAAAAGGGGCAATTTATCGAGGGGTATTATGTGGTTGGACTCCTTGCACAGGCCTTTTTATTGAAAGAGAAGGGTGAAAACATCGTCCATGATCCGCGTTTAATCTGGAATACACTTGATATTATCAATCGTTATGATGGCGTTGCGGTGCAGTCAAAATCGGGGCATGCCTTTATTAAAGATGTGATGCGCGAGCATAACGCTGTCTATGGGGGGGAGATGAGTGCCCATCACTATTTCCGTGATTTTGCCTATTGCGACAGTGGCATGATTCCGTGGCTTTTGACGGTGATGGTGATGTCAGAAACCGGTGAAACGTTGTCGGCACTTGTGGAGAAAATGATCGAAAAATTCCCCTGCAGTGGTGAGATCAATTTTAAAGTAAGCGATACCCAAGCGACGATCCAGATAATATTTGATTATTATGCCTCTCAAAATCCACAAATCGACCAGACCGATGGCGTCAGCCTTGATTTTGGAGCGTGGCGTTTTAACGTCAGAGCATCAAATACCGAGCCATTACTACGCCTCAATATTGAAGCGCGCGCCGATCAAAATCCCCAGAAAATGCAGGACTATATTGATGAGTTAACGGGATTAATAATGAATCATCAATGTTAA